From the Lysobacter soyae genome, the window GTAATAGAGGGCGTGCTGGTGCCGGCAATACCAGCGACTTCCAACTGACAGCACAGCGCCGCAAGGCGATTTCCTGACAGTTCCAACGGCGTTCCGTTGGCCTCAAATGAAGGTGATTTCAAGATCATGGCGAATACATCCGCACAGCAATACTCTTTCACCGAGAAGAAGCGCATTCGAAAGAATTTCGGCAAACGCCGCGCGATCCTCGAGGTGCCCTTCCTGCTCGCCATTCAAGTCGACTCCTACAGGGAATTCCTGCAGGCCGACAAAGATCCGGAAAAGCGCGACGACAAAGGTCTGCATGCAGCCTTGAAGTCGGTGTTCCCGATCCGCAGCAACAATGGCTTCGCCGCACTCGAATATGCCGGTTACACCTTGGGTGAACCGCCGTTCGACGAGCGCGAATGCCGCAACCGCGGTTTGTCCTACGGCGCCCCGTTGCGCGCCAAAGTCCGTCTTGTCATCTACGATCGCGAATCGTCCGACAAGAAGGTCAAGTACGTCAAAGAGCAAGACGTCTACATGGGCGAAGTCCCGCTGATGACCGAAAACGGCACGTTCATCGTGAACGGCACCGAGCGCGTCATCGTGTCGCAATTGCACCGCTCGCCGGGTGTGTTCTTCGACCACGACCGTGGCAAGACCCACAGCTCGGGCAAGCTGCTCTATAGCGCACGCATCATTCCTTACCGCGGCTCCTGGCTCGACTTCGAATTCGATCCGAAGGATGCCCTGTACACCCGTATCGACCGTCGCCGTAAATTGCCGGTCTCGATCTTGTTGCGCGCGTTGGGTTACACCAACGAAGAAATGCTCAACGAGTTCTACGAAATCAACACCTTCCATATCTTGAGCGAAGGCGTCGAGCTTGAGCTTGTGCCGGATCGTCTGCGTGGCGAAACGCTCGAATTCGACCTCGCCGATGGCGACAAGGTCATTGTGGAAGCCGGCAAGCGCATCACCGCGCGTCACGTCAAGCAATTGAACGATGCCGCCATCGCCGCGCTCGCCGTGCCGGACAGCTACCTCATGGGTCGCGTGCTCTCGCACGACGTCGTCGATGAATCCACCGGCGAACTCATCGCCAGTGCCAACGACGAAATCACCGAAGCGCATCTCGAAGCGTTCCGCAAAGCGGGCGTCACGGCCGTCGGTACCATCTGGACCAACGATCTCGATCGCGGCGCGTACATTTCGAACACCCTGCGCATCGACCACAGCAAGACCCAGCTCGATGCCTTGGTCGAAATCTACCGCATGATGCGTCCGGGCGAACCGCCGACCAAGGACGCTGCGCAAAACCTGTTCCACAACTTGTTCTTCACCTTCGACCGTTACGACTTGTCGTCGGTCGGCCGCATGAAGTTCAACCGCCGTCTGGGCCGTCGCGAAGTCGAAGGCTCGCCGATCTTGTACGACGCGCGTTACTTCCAAGACCGCAACGACGACGAAAGCAAGCGCTACGTTGAAGCCAACGGCAACACCTCCGACATCCTCGATGTCATCAAGGTGCTGACCGAAATCCGCAACGGCCGCGGTGGCGTCGACGATATCGACCACTTGGGCAACCGTCGCGTGCGTTCGGTCGGTGAAATGGCTGAAAACACCTTCCGCGTAGGCTTGGTCCGCGTGGAACGTGCCGTGCGTGAACGCCTGACCATGGCGGAAACCGATGGCCTGACTCCGCAAGACCTGATCAACGCCAAGCCGGTTGCGGCTGCGATGAAGGAGTTCTTCGGTTCGTCGCAGCTCTCGCAGTTCATGGATCAAAACAACCCGCTGTCGGAAGTCACGCACAAGCGTCGCGTGTCGGCCCTCGGCCCGGGCGGCTTGACCCGCGAACGCGCCGGCTTCGAAGTCCGCGACGTTCACCCGACGCACTACGGTCGTGTCTGCACCATCGAAACGCCGGAAGGTCCGAACATCGGTTTGATCAACTCCTTGGCCGTGTTCGCACGGACCAACGGTTACGGTTTCCTTGAAACCCCGTACCGCAAGGTGATCAACGGTCGCGTCACCGACGAGATCGAATACCTGTCGGCCATCGAAGAAAACGAATACGTCATTGCGCAGGCCAACGCCGCACAAGACGCCGACCGCAACATCGATGCGCAATTCGTTGCCTGTCGTTACCAAGGTGAAACCACGCTGCGTCCGCCGAGCGAAGTCGACTTCATGGACGTCTCGCCCATGCAGACGGTGTCGGTCGCTGCCGCACTCGTGCCGTTCCTTGAGCACGATGACGCAAACCGTGCATTGATGGGTGCGAACATGCAGCGCCAAGCCGTGCCGACTTTGCACGCGCAAAAGCCGCTGGTGGGTACCGGCATCGAACGCGCCGTGGCGCGTGACTCCGGTGTGACCGTGAACGCACGTCGCGGCGGTGTCATCGAGCAAATCGATGCCGGCCGTATCGTGGTCAAGGTCAACGAAGCCGAAATTTCGGGTGAAACCGATGCCGGCGTCGATATCTACACCTTGGTCAAATACACCCGCTCCAACCAAAACACCTGCATCAACCAACGCCCGTTGGTCACCGTGGGTGATGTGATTGCACGCGGCGACGTCTTGGCGGACGGTCCGTCCACCGACATCGGCGAATTGGCCCTCGGCCAAAACATGCTGGTCGCGTTCATGCCGTGGAACGGCTACAACTTCGAAGACTCGATCCTGCTCTCGGAACGCGTCGTTGAAGAAGATCGCTACACCACCATCCACATCGAAGAACTGGTCTGCCAAGCGCGTGACACCAAGCTCGGCGCGGAAGAAATTTCGCAAGACATCCCGAACGTGTCCGAACATGCCTTGAATCGTCTCGACGAATCCGGCGTGGTCTACATCGGTGCGGAAGTGCGCGCAGGTGACATCCTGGTCGGCAAAGTCACGCCCAAGGGCGAAAGCCAACTGACCCCGGAAGAAAAACTGCTTCGCGCCATCTTCGGTGAAAAAGCCTCCGACGTGAAAGACAGCTCGCTGCGCGTGCCCCCGGGCATGGACGGCACCGTCATCGACGTGCAGGTCTTCACGCGTGACGGTGTTGATCGCGACAAGCGCGCATTGAAGATCCAGGAAGAAGAAATCCGTCGCGTCAAGAAGGATTTCGACGACCAACGTTTGATCCTCGAAGCCGCCATCTACCAGCGTCTGCGCCAAGTCTTGCTCGGCAAGACCGCGAAGGGCGGGGTGGGTGTCAAGTCGGGTGAAACCATCACCTCGCTGGTGCTCGACCAACTCGATCGCAAGCAGTGGTTCGCTTTGAAGATGAAGGACGACGACGCGCAAGACGCGATCGAACGCGCCCAAAAGCAAATCGAACTGCACGCCAAGGAATTCGAACGCCGCTTTGAAGACAAGCGCTCGAAGATCCAACAAGGCGACGATCTGGCACCGGGCGTGCTCAAGATGGTCAAGGTGTTCCTGGCAGTGAAGCGTCGCATCCAACCGGGTGACAAGATGGCCGGCCGACACGGTAACAAGGGTGTCGTCTCGAACATCGTGCCGGTGGAAGACATGCCGTACATGGCCGACGGCCAAACCGTCGACATCGTGCTCAATCCGCTCGGCGTGCCGTCGCGGATGAACATCGGTCAGGTCCTCGAAGTCCACTTGGGTTGGGCGGCGAAGGGTCTGGGCCAGAAGATCCAACGCATGTTGGATGCCAAGGCCGCCGTGTCCGAACTGCGCAAGTTCCTCGATCAGATCTACAACCACGACACCATCGAACACGAAGTCCGCGTTGACCTCGGCCAGTTCAATGATGAAGAGCTGATGCGCCTCGCCAACAACCTCACCGACGGCGTGCCGATGGCCACCCCGGTGTTCGACGGTGCTGCCGAATCGGAAATCAAGGCCATGCTCGAATTGGCTGATTTGCCGGTGTCGGGTCAGACCCAGTTGTATGACGGTCGTACCGGCGAAGCCTTCGATCGCAAGACCACGGTCGGTTACATGCACATGCTGAAGTTGAACCACTTGGTGGACGACAAGATGCACGCACGTTCCACCGGTCCGTACTCGCTCGTCACGCAGCAGCCGCTGGGTGGTAAGGCGCAGTTCGGCGGTCAGCGCTTCGGTGAAATGGAAGTCTGGGCACTGGAAGCCTACGGTGCCGCTTACACCTTGCAAGAAATGCTGACTGTGAAGTCGGACGACGTGCAGGGCCGTAACCAGATGTACAAGAACATCGTGGATGGCAACTACGAAATGGTGGCGGGTATGCCGGAATCGTTCAACGTGTTGTTGAAGGAAATCCGCTCGCTCGGCATCAACATGGAGTTGGAGGAACACTAATGAAAGATCTTCTCAATCTGTTCAACATGCAGCGTGCGTTGCCGGACTTCGACGCGATCAAGATCGCGCTCGCATCCCCGGACATGATCCGTTCGTGGTCGTTCGGCGAAGTCAAAAAGCCGGAAACCATCAACTACCGCACCTTCAAGCCGGAACGTGACGGCCTGTTCTGCTCGGCCATCTTCGGACCGATCAAGGACTACGAATGCCTCTGCGGCAAGTACAAGCGCATGAAGCATCGCGGCGTTGTCTGTGAAAAGTGCGGCACCGAAGTCACGCTCGCCAAAGTGCGCCGTGAACGCATGGGCCACATCGATCTCGCATCGCCGGTCGCGCACATCTGGTTCTTGAAGTCGCTGCCGTCGCGCATCGGTTTGATGCTGGACATGAGCCTGCGTGACATCGAACGCATCCTCTACTTCGAAGCCTACGTCGTCACCGACGCCGGCCTCACCACGCTCGAACCTCGCCAGTTGCTCAACGAAGAGCAATACATGCTGGCCCGCGAAGAGTTCGGTAAGGACTTCGAAGCCGGCATGGGTGCTGAAGCCGTGTTCGAACTCCTCAAAGAGATCGACCTGCAAAGCGAAATGGTCAACCTGAAGGAAGAGATCGCCTCGACCTCCTCGGAAACCAAGCTCAAGCGTTTCACCAAGCGCATCAAATTGATCGAAGCCTTCCAGGAATCGGGCAACCGTCCGGAATGGATGATCATGACGGTGTTGCCGGTGTTGCCGCCGGACCTGCGTCCGCTGGTGCCGCTGGACGGCGGTCGTTTCGCGACCTCCGACCTCAACGACCTCTACCGTCGCGTCATCAACCGCAACAACCGTTTGCGCCGCCTGCTTGAACTCACCGCGCCGGACATCATCGTGCGCAACGAAAAGCGCATGCTGCAAGAATCGGTTGACGCCTTGATGGACAACGGCCGTCGCGGCCGCGCCATCACCGGCACCAACAAGCGCGCCCTCAAGTCGCTCGCCGACATGATCAAGGGCAAGCAAGGTCGCTTCCGTCAAAACTTGCTCGGCAAGCGCGTCGACTACTCGGGCCGTTCGGTCATCGTGGTCGGTCCGACCCTGCGTCTGCACGAATGCGGTCTGCCGAAGAAAATGGCGCTTGAATTGTTCAAGCCCTTCATCTTCGCCAAGCTGCAATCGCGCGGCCTCGCCACCACCATCAAGGCGGCGAAGAAGCTCGTTGAACGCGAAGAAGCGGAAGTGTGGGACATCCTCGAAGAGGTGATCCGCGAGCATCCGGTGTTGCTGAACCGCGCACCGACGCTTCACCGTCTCGGTATCCAGGCATTCGAACCGGTCCTGATCGAAGGCAAGGCCATCCAGTTGCACCCGCTCGTGTGTACGGCATTCAACGCCGACTTCGACGGTGACCAAATGGCTGTCCACGTGCCGTTGTCGATCGAAGCGCAGCTCGAAGCCCGCGCTTTGATGATGGCCTCGAACAACATCCTGTCGCCTGCCAACGGCGAGCCGATCATCGTGCCGTCGCAAGACGTCGTGTTGGGCTTGTACTACATGACCCGCGCGCTTGAAAACAAGCGTGGTGAAGGCATGGTGTTCGCCAACGTCTCTGAAGTGAAGCGTGCATACGAATCACAACACGACGAAGGCGGTCGCGTGGTCGAACTGCACGCCAAGGTCAAGGTGCGTATCACCGGAACCGTTGGGGATGTCACCGGCACCAAGATCGTTGAAACCACCGTCGGTCGTGCCTTGCTCGCCGAGATCATGCCCAAGGGCCTGCCCTTTGAGCTGGTCAACACCGAGCTGACCAAGAAGAACATCAGCCGCCTGATCAACACCAGCTATCGCATGTTGGGCTTGAAGGACACCGTCGTGTTCGCCGACCAACTGATGTACACCGGCTTCCGTTATGCAACGCGCGCCGGCGTGTCCATCGGTATCGACGACATGACCATCCCGGACGCCAAGAAGGGCATCCTGGCCTCGGCCGAACAAGAAGTGCTGGAAATCCAAGAACAGTACCAATCGGGTCTCGTGACCGCCGGCGAACGCTACAACAAAGTGGTCGACATCTGGTCGCGCACCAATGAAAAGGTGGCCAAGGCGATGATGGACACCATCGGCACCGAGAAGGTGGTGAACGCCAAGGGCGAAACCATCGATCAGAAGTCGATGAACTCCATTTACATCATGGCCGACTCGGGTGCGCGTGGTTCGCAAGCCCA encodes:
- the rpoB gene encoding DNA-directed RNA polymerase subunit beta; protein product: MANTSAQQYSFTEKKRIRKNFGKRRAILEVPFLLAIQVDSYREFLQADKDPEKRDDKGLHAALKSVFPIRSNNGFAALEYAGYTLGEPPFDERECRNRGLSYGAPLRAKVRLVIYDRESSDKKVKYVKEQDVYMGEVPLMTENGTFIVNGTERVIVSQLHRSPGVFFDHDRGKTHSSGKLLYSARIIPYRGSWLDFEFDPKDALYTRIDRRRKLPVSILLRALGYTNEEMLNEFYEINTFHILSEGVELELVPDRLRGETLEFDLADGDKVIVEAGKRITARHVKQLNDAAIAALAVPDSYLMGRVLSHDVVDESTGELIASANDEITEAHLEAFRKAGVTAVGTIWTNDLDRGAYISNTLRIDHSKTQLDALVEIYRMMRPGEPPTKDAAQNLFHNLFFTFDRYDLSSVGRMKFNRRLGRREVEGSPILYDARYFQDRNDDESKRYVEANGNTSDILDVIKVLTEIRNGRGGVDDIDHLGNRRVRSVGEMAENTFRVGLVRVERAVRERLTMAETDGLTPQDLINAKPVAAAMKEFFGSSQLSQFMDQNNPLSEVTHKRRVSALGPGGLTRERAGFEVRDVHPTHYGRVCTIETPEGPNIGLINSLAVFARTNGYGFLETPYRKVINGRVTDEIEYLSAIEENEYVIAQANAAQDADRNIDAQFVACRYQGETTLRPPSEVDFMDVSPMQTVSVAAALVPFLEHDDANRALMGANMQRQAVPTLHAQKPLVGTGIERAVARDSGVTVNARRGGVIEQIDAGRIVVKVNEAEISGETDAGVDIYTLVKYTRSNQNTCINQRPLVTVGDVIARGDVLADGPSTDIGELALGQNMLVAFMPWNGYNFEDSILLSERVVEEDRYTTIHIEELVCQARDTKLGAEEISQDIPNVSEHALNRLDESGVVYIGAEVRAGDILVGKVTPKGESQLTPEEKLLRAIFGEKASDVKDSSLRVPPGMDGTVIDVQVFTRDGVDRDKRALKIQEEEIRRVKKDFDDQRLILEAAIYQRLRQVLLGKTAKGGVGVKSGETITSLVLDQLDRKQWFALKMKDDDAQDAIERAQKQIELHAKEFERRFEDKRSKIQQGDDLAPGVLKMVKVFLAVKRRIQPGDKMAGRHGNKGVVSNIVPVEDMPYMADGQTVDIVLNPLGVPSRMNIGQVLEVHLGWAAKGLGQKIQRMLDAKAAVSELRKFLDQIYNHDTIEHEVRVDLGQFNDEELMRLANNLTDGVPMATPVFDGAAESEIKAMLELADLPVSGQTQLYDGRTGEAFDRKTTVGYMHMLKLNHLVDDKMHARSTGPYSLVTQQPLGGKAQFGGQRFGEMEVWALEAYGAAYTLQEMLTVKSDDVQGRNQMYKNIVDGNYEMVAGMPESFNVLLKEIRSLGINMELEEH
- the rpoC gene encoding DNA-directed RNA polymerase subunit beta' yields the protein MKDLLNLFNMQRALPDFDAIKIALASPDMIRSWSFGEVKKPETINYRTFKPERDGLFCSAIFGPIKDYECLCGKYKRMKHRGVVCEKCGTEVTLAKVRRERMGHIDLASPVAHIWFLKSLPSRIGLMLDMSLRDIERILYFEAYVVTDAGLTTLEPRQLLNEEQYMLAREEFGKDFEAGMGAEAVFELLKEIDLQSEMVNLKEEIASTSSETKLKRFTKRIKLIEAFQESGNRPEWMIMTVLPVLPPDLRPLVPLDGGRFATSDLNDLYRRVINRNNRLRRLLELTAPDIIVRNEKRMLQESVDALMDNGRRGRAITGTNKRALKSLADMIKGKQGRFRQNLLGKRVDYSGRSVIVVGPTLRLHECGLPKKMALELFKPFIFAKLQSRGLATTIKAAKKLVEREEAEVWDILEEVIREHPVLLNRAPTLHRLGIQAFEPVLIEGKAIQLHPLVCTAFNADFDGDQMAVHVPLSIEAQLEARALMMASNNILSPANGEPIIVPSQDVVLGLYYMTRALENKRGEGMVFANVSEVKRAYESQHDEGGRVVELHAKVKVRITGTVGDVTGTKIVETTVGRALLAEIMPKGLPFELVNTELTKKNISRLINTSYRMLGLKDTVVFADQLMYTGFRYATRAGVSIGIDDMTIPDAKKGILASAEQEVLEIQEQYQSGLVTAGERYNKVVDIWSRTNEKVAKAMMDTIGTEKVVNAKGETIDQKSMNSIYIMADSGARGSQAQIRQLAGMRGLMAKPDGSIIETPITANFREGLNVLQYFISTHGARKGLADTALKTANSGYLTRRLVDVAQDVVIVLDDCGTMEGITMTPIIEGGDEVEPLRDRVLGRIVAEDVFLPGDDEEPIVTRNTLLDEAWVKKLEDNSVQLVKVRSTITCEAPFGVCAHCYGRDLGRGHLVNMGEAVGVVAAQSIGEPGTQLTMRTFHIGGAASRAAAIDNITVKTTGTVKFNNLKFVEQANGNVVAVSRSGEVSVLDLHGRERERYKLPYGATITVHDGAAVKGGQTIANWDPHNHPIVSEVQGFVRFIDFTDGITVIEKTDELTGLASREITDPKRRGSQGKDLRPLVRIVDKAGKDLNIPGTDLPAQYLLPPRSIVNLQDGAAVGVGDVVAKIPQEASKTRDITGGLPRVADLFEARKPKDQAILSEISGVVSFGKDTKGKQRLIIKGPDGQEHEELIPKYRQIIVFEGEHVEKGDTVVDGEPNPQDILRLKGVEELAAYLVKEIQDVYRLQGVKINDKHIEVIIRQMLRKVEITDAGDSRYLAGEQLERQRVIEENRSIAARKEIEAKWAPVLLGITKASLATESFISAASFQETTRVLTEAAVRGTRDNLRGLKENVIVGRLIPAGTGLAYHTQRRRKAEGLLSEDELDVLAAAPSVVDVEEPAAPQVMMYEGDEPAANPEN